A genomic region of Candidatus Pseudomonas phytovorans contains the following coding sequences:
- a CDS encoding MFS transporter — MNAVTPSKLPLNVELFLLAVCSGLGVANVYYLQPSLQLVKSDLGATVEQIGWVPTLTQISYALGMLLLAPLGDVITRRKLIIIKSLILVLALIATATAPSLNILLVSCMVVGLLGSVGQDFIPVAAHVAPEKSRGHAVGMVTTGLLTGILLSRTLGGFVADSFGWREMQFLAAGLMLVVILITFLTLAPTPPALRTPYTKLLASLWTLWVEHRALKLAMIVQGLLAATLGAFWSCLALVLAAEPFHLGAGVAGSFGIAGAAGALAAPLFGRLADRRGPLIAIRAGCILVIVSFVAMAALPPSLALLAVGAVLFDLGVQAGLVSHQSIINSLDPHARSRLNGLMMAGAMAGMAVGAAIGTLAFTNFGARGMFIFAAVSGIAALAVTYLHPVPKREQRYA; from the coding sequence ATGAACGCTGTGACCCCCTCAAAGCTGCCCTTGAACGTTGAGCTGTTCCTGCTCGCCGTCTGCTCAGGTCTTGGTGTGGCGAACGTCTACTATCTCCAGCCTAGCCTCCAACTGGTGAAGTCCGATCTGGGCGCCACTGTTGAGCAGATCGGCTGGGTTCCCACCCTTACCCAGATCAGCTACGCACTGGGCATGCTTCTTTTGGCCCCCCTCGGAGATGTGATCACGAGGCGCAAGCTGATCATCATCAAATCCTTGATCCTGGTGCTAGCGCTCATTGCTACCGCCACCGCCCCAAGCCTGAACATCCTGCTAGTGTCCTGTATGGTCGTGGGCCTGCTTGGCAGCGTAGGCCAAGATTTCATTCCCGTTGCCGCCCATGTCGCACCAGAAAAGTCTCGCGGCCACGCTGTGGGCATGGTTACCACCGGACTACTCACTGGCATCCTGCTTTCCCGTACCCTTGGTGGTTTTGTAGCGGACAGCTTTGGCTGGCGCGAGATGCAATTCCTGGCAGCCGGGCTGATGTTGGTGGTTATCCTGATCACATTCCTGACGCTGGCTCCAACCCCGCCCGCACTGCGCACGCCCTACACAAAATTGCTCGCGAGTCTGTGGACGCTTTGGGTAGAACACCGGGCTTTGAAATTGGCGATGATTGTCCAAGGTCTGCTGGCTGCTACCTTGGGTGCTTTCTGGTCTTGCCTTGCCCTCGTACTTGCTGCAGAACCATTTCACTTGGGGGCTGGTGTTGCAGGTTCGTTCGGTATTGCCGGCGCAGCTGGCGCTCTAGCGGCGCCCCTGTTCGGTCGCTTGGCTGATCGACGTGGGCCACTGATCGCTATCAGAGCAGGATGCATCCTGGTAATCGTCTCCTTCGTAGCCATGGCAGCTCTTCCGCCCAGCCTTGCCTTGTTAGCCGTTGGTGCGGTGCTGTTCGACCTGGGGGTACAAGCTGGATTGGTATCACATCAAAGCATCATCAACAGCCTTGACCCCCATGCCCGCAGCCGCTTGAACGGACTTATGATGGCTGGAGCCATGGCTGGTATGGCCGTAGGCGCGGCTATCGGCACACTCGCATTCACAAATTTCGGCGCCCGAGGCATGTTCATCTTTGCTGCAGTCTCAGGGATTGCCGCTCTGGCCGTCACCTATCTTCACCCTGTACCGAAACGGGAACAGCGTTATGCCTAA
- a CDS encoding LysR family transcriptional regulator, which produces MNTTDPFRGISIFLEVVDAGSFTDAAERLDMSKSGVAKSISRLETTLGTRLFHRTTRSLTLTDEGTRFSEGCRRSLNELKQAQTQLLAQQQELSGRLRITLPMVLGKRWVLPELLEIAKQHPALELDINLTDRLVDLVEEGVDLAIRIGPLHDSATLIAKPLGVQRAVLCAAPEYLEKNGYPSSLEDLHSHACITFGSGGQARSWYFLDENGHSHSMAIRGRVGLNDSGAILVATLAGFGIALIADWLVNEHLAAGRLAVVLPNVKTVGFPIHAVWQRNQLLSPKVRHVVDLLADRFVPEQPWEVQGRN; this is translated from the coding sequence ATGAACACAACAGATCCCTTCCGTGGCATCTCCATTTTTCTCGAAGTAGTCGATGCCGGGAGCTTTACAGATGCAGCCGAACGCCTTGATATGAGTAAGTCGGGGGTTGCTAAAAGCATCTCGCGACTGGAGACCACGCTTGGAACGCGGCTCTTTCATCGCACCACTCGCAGCCTGACCCTGACAGACGAAGGCACACGTTTTAGTGAAGGCTGTCGTCGATCGCTCAATGAGCTCAAGCAGGCCCAGACACAGTTGCTCGCTCAGCAGCAGGAGCTGAGTGGGCGTCTTCGCATCACACTTCCTATGGTGTTAGGCAAGCGGTGGGTGCTGCCCGAGTTGCTGGAAATCGCCAAACAGCATCCTGCGCTTGAGCTGGACATCAACCTCACGGACAGGCTTGTAGATCTCGTGGAGGAGGGTGTCGACCTAGCGATCCGCATCGGGCCGTTGCATGACAGCGCCACGCTGATAGCGAAACCGCTGGGCGTTCAGCGTGCGGTGCTATGCGCCGCACCCGAATACCTTGAGAAGAATGGGTATCCATCATCGTTGGAAGATCTTCACTCCCACGCCTGCATCACATTCGGTAGTGGTGGCCAGGCCAGGTCGTGGTATTTCCTGGATGAGAATGGACACAGCCACTCGATGGCTATCCGAGGTCGTGTAGGCCTTAACGATAGCGGCGCGATTCTGGTGGCCACTCTTGCAGGATTCGGCATCGCTTTAATTGCGGACTGGCTGGTTAATGAGCATCTCGCTGCCGGAAGACTTGCGGTTGTGTTGCCTAATGTCAAAACCGTCGGTTTCCCAATTCACGCCGTCTGGCAACGGAATCAGTTGCTCTCTCCAAAGGTTCGCCATGTGGTTGACCTGTTGGCGGACCGGTTCGTCCCGGAACAGCCTTGGGAGGTTCAAGGCAGAAACTGA
- a CDS encoding EthD domain-containing protein, producing MPNTTHDRLLRTPYIEPKLAERAPLTVLFSLLSRSDNTPLNERSRAQGFGLDNDGNVIEDPAADPSKNALEGNPNLSFEHWGEYWRKVHGPRFVHVEESDDKSLERLLRYDQLHRFAPGPTSFNAPPYQFPVDEHGKLWSTIVGHVPRYHRPSWDGVAYLHFARLEDMGVVFGNERVRNKIAPEDHAMFRNIAPIPAKQYIVLPSTSDNEPITLVKLHVRRAGTSRAQFQHWWLHEHAPTFMQHTGGLVRRYVQLHSIGPTEPGGAFYHPEASKFDGISLLNFASLNDLEDFLRSEDYQAIANDEALMIDTSAGEWWTSVSMTIVNRIIFEKTTAVEEQSTPFNVFDSL from the coding sequence ATGCCTAACACCACACACGATCGCCTGCTACGCACTCCATACATCGAGCCCAAGTTGGCCGAGCGGGCACCGTTGACTGTATTGTTCTCACTCCTTTCCCGGTCAGATAACACGCCGCTGAATGAGCGCAGCCGCGCGCAAGGCTTCGGCCTTGATAATGATGGCAACGTCATCGAGGATCCTGCAGCCGATCCTTCTAAAAACGCGCTAGAGGGCAACCCGAATCTCAGCTTCGAGCACTGGGGTGAATACTGGCGCAAGGTTCACGGCCCACGCTTCGTGCACGTTGAAGAATCGGATGACAAGTCTCTTGAGCGTCTGCTGCGGTACGACCAGCTTCACCGATTCGCCCCGGGCCCTACCAGCTTCAATGCGCCTCCCTATCAGTTCCCAGTAGATGAACACGGAAAACTGTGGTCTACGATCGTTGGTCATGTGCCGCGGTATCACCGGCCATCGTGGGACGGAGTGGCGTACCTACACTTTGCTCGACTGGAAGATATGGGCGTTGTGTTCGGAAATGAGCGGGTGCGAAACAAGATCGCCCCTGAAGACCACGCGATGTTCCGCAACATTGCGCCAATCCCCGCGAAGCAGTACATCGTTTTACCAAGTACCTCCGACAACGAGCCGATCACTTTGGTAAAGCTGCACGTTCGGAGGGCCGGAACCAGCCGCGCTCAATTCCAACACTGGTGGTTGCATGAACATGCTCCGACCTTCATGCAGCACACCGGGGGACTGGTGCGACGCTATGTTCAGCTGCATAGCATCGGCCCCACAGAACCCGGCGGGGCTTTCTACCACCCTGAAGCGAGCAAGTTCGACGGGATCAGTTTGCTCAACTTCGCAAGCCTGAACGACCTGGAGGACTTCCTCCGTAGCGAAGACTATCAAGCAATCGCCAACGACGAGGCTTTGATGATCGACACCAGTGCTGGTGAATGGTGGACGTCAGTCAGCATGACAATCGTCAATCGGATCATCTTCGAGAAGACAACTGCGGTTGAAGAGCAATCGACTCCCTTCAACGTGTTCGATTCGCTCTGA
- a CDS encoding alkene reductase, whose amino-acid sequence MTDLFKPFDLAGLRLRNRVVMAPMTRSRATNDVADELTALYYTQRATAGLIISEGTSISNEGRGYLFNPAIHTAEQIAGWKLVTDSVHSVGGRIFAQLWHVGRISHPSIQDGGGLPVSPSSLQAKGATAYGYNERGEPDQVTPPAPRSLTTAEVERTVLDFAQAAANAMEAGFDGVEIHGANGYLHEQFLNPKVNDRADKYSADQMDNRLRFTLEVIDAVVARIGANRVGIRISPYGQLFDMPLYDEIDATYVALAREIARRKLAYVHVMNQDSFERIDRGVQGEAVGGFFTLLKQIKAELQDTALILAGGLNRALAEELQSEGQIDLAAFGHTFISNPDLVARLEHGWPLTPADRETFYGGDAKGYVDYPVYQP is encoded by the coding sequence ATGACTGACCTCTTCAAACCGTTCGACCTTGCAGGGCTTAGGTTACGCAACCGCGTTGTCATGGCTCCGATGACACGCTCCCGAGCCACCAATGATGTGGCCGATGAGTTGACGGCTCTGTACTACACACAGCGAGCAACTGCGGGCCTAATCATCAGTGAGGGCACGTCGATTTCCAATGAAGGGCGCGGTTACCTCTTCAACCCCGCCATCCATACCGCAGAGCAGATCGCCGGCTGGAAATTGGTTACGGATTCGGTGCATTCCGTGGGTGGACGCATATTCGCCCAGCTGTGGCACGTAGGACGTATCTCTCACCCTTCCATCCAAGACGGAGGCGGGCTACCGGTGAGTCCTAGCTCATTGCAAGCGAAGGGGGCGACGGCGTACGGGTACAACGAACGAGGTGAGCCAGACCAGGTAACGCCTCCAGCACCGCGTTCTCTAACAACTGCTGAGGTGGAGCGAACCGTTCTTGATTTCGCGCAAGCGGCGGCAAATGCTATGGAGGCCGGTTTTGATGGAGTGGAGATTCACGGTGCCAATGGCTACCTGCATGAGCAGTTCCTGAACCCAAAGGTGAATGATCGCGCCGATAAATACTCAGCTGATCAGATGGACAACAGGTTGCGCTTCACGCTTGAGGTGATCGATGCAGTGGTGGCCCGGATCGGCGCCAACCGGGTGGGTATCAGAATCTCGCCGTACGGGCAGCTGTTCGACATGCCCCTGTATGACGAGATCGATGCAACCTACGTCGCGCTAGCTCGGGAGATCGCAAGACGCAAGCTCGCTTACGTACATGTCATGAACCAGGACAGCTTTGAACGCATTGATCGAGGTGTCCAAGGAGAGGCAGTTGGCGGATTCTTTACCCTGTTGAAACAGATTAAAGCCGAGCTGCAGGACACTGCACTGATCTTAGCTGGCGGCCTAAACCGGGCGCTGGCGGAAGAACTGCAATCAGAGGGACAGATCGACTTGGCTGCCTTTGGACACACCTTCATCAGCAATCCCGACCTGGTCGCTCGACTCGAACACGGATGGCCACTGACTCCAGCTGACAGAGAAACGTTCTACGGTGGTGATGCGAAGGGCTACGTCGATTACCCAGTCTATCAACCGTAA
- a CDS encoding MBL fold metallo-hydrolase, producing the protein MAKAFASSTDTVEKIETLEVVADGVYALTAEGDPNVGAIEGEDFLVCFDARATPASAYSWLKQLREHTDKPVKYLILSHYHAVRVLGASAFEAENILASTATAKLIQERGQEDWDSEYGRMPRLFKNPEEIPGLTIPNIVSDDYTIELGGDRGTLEIKFLGRGHTAGDLVAWHSKSKTLFAGDLVEAEAALYTGDAFHFDWAGKTLDGVKAFRAENVVGGRGAVAKGLEASDAAIEQTRSFINGMLEHVGNAHRNGGTVKDAFEATHKALEPQYGQWPIFEHCLPFDVQRVWDEYEGVEWPRVWTAERDREVWALLQG; encoded by the coding sequence ATGGCCAAAGCCTTTGCCTCTTCGACCGACACCGTTGAAAAAATCGAAACGCTGGAAGTTGTCGCCGATGGTGTTTATGCCTTGACTGCTGAAGGTGACCCAAACGTAGGCGCCATCGAAGGTGAAGATTTCCTGGTTTGTTTCGACGCACGCGCTACTCCGGCTTCGGCTTACAGTTGGCTCAAGCAGCTTCGCGAACACACCGACAAGCCCGTAAAGTACCTGATCCTGAGCCACTATCACGCCGTACGTGTGCTGGGCGCCAGTGCCTTCGAAGCTGAGAACATTTTGGCCAGCACTGCTACCGCGAAATTGATCCAGGAGCGCGGTCAGGAGGACTGGGATAGCGAGTACGGTCGTATGCCGCGCTTGTTCAAAAACCCAGAAGAAATCCCAGGGCTGACGATTCCGAACATTGTCAGCGACGATTACACCATCGAGCTGGGCGGTGATCGCGGCACCCTGGAAATTAAATTCCTGGGCCGTGGCCACACTGCAGGTGACCTGGTCGCTTGGCACAGCAAGAGCAAGACTCTCTTCGCCGGCGACCTTGTTGAAGCAGAAGCTGCACTGTACACCGGTGATGCCTTCCACTTCGACTGGGCGGGTAAGACCTTGGATGGCGTCAAAGCCTTCCGCGCCGAGAATGTTGTCGGTGGTCGAGGCGCCGTCGCCAAAGGCCTCGAAGCTTCGGATGCCGCCATCGAACAAACCCGCTCGTTCATCAACGGGATGCTGGAACACGTTGGCAACGCTCATCGTAACGGTGGCACCGTCAAGGACGCGTTCGAAGCAACTCACAAGGCCCTTGAACCGCAATATGGCCAATGGCCAATCTTCGAGCACTGCCTCCCGTTCGACGTTCAGCGGGTCTGGGACGAGTACGAAGGCGTTGAGTGGCCACGCGTGTGGACTGCTGAGCGCGATCGCGAGGTGTGGGCTCTGCTGCAGGGCTAA
- a CDS encoding OprD family porin codes for MTANKVTCVALLSVLFCDAQADESHSPSFIDDSKLTITSRNFYFNRDFRHGMSNGGGTNASKSVVDRSGYAEEWAQGFMANFSSGFTPGTAGLGFDAYSFLGIKLDSGGGRAGVRLTQLDSDGEPRDYFSKSGGALKLRYGGGLLQYGNLFPIVPVLSVNTVRLFPSSATGGMLGWDINKLHLDAAHFSGQGGVDSSNNDDDFTTDYGLPIAIKSVSYVGAKYSFGNALKASIYASEAKDTWKQYYANGNYTHAIDAGQSITFDANIYRTVDTGKKLASVIDNTTYSLSMAYKYKAHTFTLAYQKVDSDEPMDWLGFGTAPGVISLANAIQFSTFTEPNERSFQLRYDIDMAAFGVPGLSFMTRYARGDDVSNHRSDNTFYARRYVYPEGDDARHWERDIEARYVVQSGPAKHLSIRVRQATHRGSTGYRYADNNEVRVIVDYPISIF; via the coding sequence ATGACCGCCAATAAAGTAACTTGTGTTGCATTGCTTTCCGTCCTTTTTTGTGATGCCCAGGCTGACGAAAGCCATTCACCATCATTTATTGATGATAGCAAACTGACCATAACGTCTCGTAACTTTTACTTCAATCGAGACTTTCGTCACGGCATGAGCAATGGTGGAGGAACCAATGCCTCCAAGAGCGTAGTGGATCGCAGCGGCTACGCTGAAGAGTGGGCGCAGGGTTTCATGGCCAATTTTTCGTCTGGGTTTACACCTGGCACTGCCGGCTTAGGTTTCGATGCGTATAGTTTCTTGGGCATTAAACTCGACAGTGGTGGCGGCAGAGCGGGAGTTCGCCTGACACAGCTTGACAGTGATGGCGAGCCACGAGATTACTTCAGCAAGTCAGGCGGCGCGTTGAAATTGCGGTACGGCGGCGGGCTGTTGCAATACGGCAACCTATTCCCAATCGTACCTGTATTGTCGGTGAACACAGTGAGGCTTTTTCCGAGCTCTGCCACTGGTGGCATGCTCGGATGGGACATCAATAAATTGCATCTCGATGCAGCGCATTTTAGTGGCCAAGGTGGTGTGGATTCGTCGAACAATGACGACGACTTCACGACTGACTACGGCTTACCAATTGCGATCAAGTCCGTTAGCTATGTTGGAGCAAAATACAGTTTTGGAAACGCATTAAAGGCATCCATCTATGCGTCTGAGGCAAAGGACACATGGAAGCAGTACTACGCCAATGGTAATTACACCCATGCCATTGATGCTGGTCAGTCCATTACTTTTGACGCAAACATATATCGCACAGTTGATACGGGCAAAAAGCTCGCAAGCGTGATTGATAACACTACCTATTCCCTGTCGATGGCCTATAAGTATAAAGCCCACACGTTCACGTTGGCATATCAGAAAGTTGACAGCGATGAGCCTATGGATTGGCTCGGTTTTGGTACGGCGCCAGGTGTAATTTCACTCGCAAATGCGATTCAGTTTTCGACCTTTACTGAGCCAAACGAGCGATCTTTCCAGCTTCGCTATGACATCGACATGGCAGCTTTTGGAGTGCCAGGGCTTTCATTCATGACGCGTTATGCGAGAGGGGATGATGTCAGCAATCATAGGAGCGACAACACGTTCTATGCACGTCGGTATGTGTATCCTGAAGGGGATGACGCTCGCCATTGGGAACGTGATATTGAGGCTCGGTATGTCGTGCAATCTGGCCCAGCCAAACACTTGTCCATTCGGGTAAGGCAGGCAACTCATCGTGGATCGACCGGCTACCGATATGCCGATAACAACGAAGTTCGCGTGATCGTAGATTACCCTATATCTATCTTTTGA
- a CDS encoding aromatic acid/H+ symport family MFS transporter — protein sequence MNNQIEAFRAALDQRSLSRYQIQTLVLLVLLLICDGYDAQLLGFVVPTLAQEWETPKAAFGIVFTCNLLGLTVGSLLLTPLADRFGIRKTLLSCVLLFSGLTLLSAWADDIYTLAAIRFLCGIGMGGAMPSAMALMADYSPPRMKTFFVTMAAAGFAFGGAVGGFIAASIMQVYGWHSIFIVGGVAPLLLMPLLYLWLPESLSRLFRTKHMAAALANMLDKYLPQWTPPAPISENGKPQKVAIVDLFRYGYLKPTIFIWGSCIASFTVLYFTVSWLPTLLRDTGFSSSAASLTTSAFLASGTLGAVTLSYLADKVKSKVWLVGKVMVVCGIATACVGLEHGNATLTVLAVMVAGFCLIGGSLTLNGVISNFYPPHIRATGVGWALGVGRLGAIAGPLVGATLIAIHIPFVGIMFLAAIPAVLSGIFAINIAHPNAVPSDNSEKALGYQVPKTSKN from the coding sequence ATGAATAACCAAATTGAAGCCTTTCGTGCTGCTTTAGATCAACGATCGCTTTCGCGATATCAGATACAAACCCTCGTGCTTTTGGTATTATTGCTTATCTGTGATGGATACGACGCTCAGCTCTTGGGCTTTGTCGTCCCGACCCTCGCGCAAGAATGGGAAACACCAAAAGCAGCATTCGGAATTGTATTTACTTGCAACTTACTAGGACTTACAGTCGGCTCGCTATTGCTAACCCCTTTAGCAGATCGTTTTGGCATTAGGAAAACATTACTCAGCTGTGTACTCCTGTTCTCCGGGCTAACGCTTCTATCCGCGTGGGCTGACGACATCTACACTCTTGCAGCCATCCGTTTCCTTTGCGGAATAGGAATGGGTGGAGCCATGCCAAGCGCTATGGCCTTGATGGCGGACTACTCGCCTCCCAGAATGAAGACGTTCTTTGTGACAATGGCTGCCGCAGGCTTTGCATTTGGCGGAGCTGTGGGGGGCTTTATCGCTGCAAGCATCATGCAGGTCTACGGTTGGCACAGCATCTTTATTGTTGGTGGTGTCGCTCCGTTGCTTCTGATGCCTCTGCTTTATCTGTGGCTGCCTGAGTCCTTGTCCAGGTTGTTCCGCACTAAACACATGGCAGCTGCACTGGCGAACATGCTGGATAAATATTTGCCACAATGGACTCCGCCAGCTCCTATTTCAGAGAACGGCAAACCACAAAAAGTCGCAATCGTTGATCTGTTCCGTTATGGCTACTTGAAACCCACGATTTTTATCTGGGGTTCCTGCATTGCTAGCTTCACTGTTCTTTACTTTACCGTCAGCTGGTTGCCGACTTTACTGAGAGATACAGGATTCTCATCCAGCGCCGCAAGCCTTACCACATCTGCCTTCCTGGCATCAGGCACTCTCGGAGCTGTGACGCTTTCATACCTGGCAGATAAGGTTAAGAGTAAAGTTTGGTTAGTGGGCAAAGTCATGGTGGTCTGCGGCATAGCTACAGCTTGCGTGGGCCTGGAGCATGGAAACGCTACTCTCACTGTTCTTGCCGTAATGGTGGCCGGGTTCTGCCTGATTGGCGGATCGCTCACGTTGAATGGTGTTATCAGTAACTTCTATCCACCACACATTCGTGCTACCGGAGTGGGTTGGGCGCTGGGCGTGGGTCGGTTGGGCGCTATCGCAGGTCCTCTCGTCGGAGCGACGCTGATAGCCATCCACATTCCCTTCGTAGGCATCATGTTCCTTGCGGCAATTCCCGCAGTTCTTTCGGGTATTTTCGCTATTAATATTGCACACCCGAATGCAGTGCCATCAGATAATTCTGAGAAAGCTTTAGGCTATCAAGTGCCTAAGACCTCAAAGAACTAG
- a CDS encoding LysR family transcriptional regulator, producing the protein MQIKALRYFLMVATTGSFLATARHYEVPASSVSRFIAALEKELGRQLFYRSTRAVKLTEEGERFYLQVQEAIGLLDAAAEEMVQGDVGIKGLIRINAPVALGRLHVAPLLASMQAKYPDLTVELTLTDAMIDPIQEGADVTVRVGRVVDSGLIGRVVSGQRYVLAASPDYLAAHDMPRTPEDLPQHSCLLYKGEQGAQRWFFKRPEDQKFNSLAVSGPLRSNNAEVLVAAAMAGQGIVLFPSWLFNQGSFRDGHLIRLLSDWDVSASAEEMQVQLLSPENKLRSRKVRDVSTFLIEQIGSPPYWDRI; encoded by the coding sequence ATGCAGATCAAAGCTCTACGCTACTTCCTGATGGTGGCCACGACCGGCAGCTTCCTCGCGACAGCCCGCCACTATGAAGTGCCCGCTTCGTCGGTCTCGAGATTCATTGCAGCTTTGGAGAAAGAACTAGGTCGTCAGCTTTTTTACCGCAGCACCCGGGCCGTGAAACTGACCGAGGAGGGAGAAAGGTTCTACCTACAAGTCCAAGAAGCCATAGGCCTGCTGGACGCTGCTGCGGAGGAAATGGTTCAGGGGGATGTGGGAATCAAGGGGCTGATCAGGATCAATGCGCCCGTAGCGCTAGGACGACTGCATGTCGCCCCGCTGCTCGCCAGCATGCAAGCTAAATATCCCGATCTGACAGTAGAGCTGACGCTCACGGACGCTATGATCGACCCCATTCAGGAGGGTGCAGACGTCACCGTCCGCGTGGGCAGGGTCGTCGACTCAGGGCTGATAGGTCGGGTCGTCAGCGGTCAGCGGTATGTCCTGGCTGCTAGTCCAGACTATTTGGCTGCCCACGACATGCCACGCACGCCTGAGGATCTGCCTCAACACAGTTGCCTCCTCTACAAAGGCGAACAGGGCGCGCAACGGTGGTTCTTCAAGCGCCCAGAAGATCAAAAATTCAACTCCCTCGCGGTGAGCGGCCCTCTCAGAAGCAACAATGCGGAAGTGCTAGTAGCAGCAGCCATGGCGGGCCAAGGTATCGTCCTTTTCCCAAGCTGGTTATTCAACCAGGGAAGCTTCAGAGACGGACACCTCATCAGATTGCTCAGCGATTGGGACGTTTCCGCATCAGCCGAGGAAATGCAGGTTCAGCTGCTCTCGCCGGAAAACAAGCTTCGATCACGGAAAGTTCGGGACGTCTCGACCTTCTTGATTGAGCAGATCGGCTCCCCGCCTTACTGGGATCGCATTTGA